The Chitinophagales bacterium genomic sequence AACCACCATTACAGAAATAGTTTTAATGCGGCATTTTATAGTTAAAATGGTATAATGATTCATTGAACCAAAATTTTAGTATTTTGGGTTTAACAAGCACAATTAACAGTTATGGATAAGAAACTATTGTCGAGAATTACATTTGATGTCAATCAATGTGGTGGTAAGCCCTGTATCAGGGGGATGCGAATTCGTGTAGCCGATGTGTTGAGCTTGTTGGCCAACGGGTTGACTGCTGAACAAGTCATTCAGGAAATGCCCGATTTGACACCCGAAGATATTCAAGCATCATTACAGTATGCTGCATCAACAGAAAAATTAACCCTGAACGAATACCAACAAAAGCAGAGCAAGGTTGCATTATAAGGAATTAGCAAAGATATTGCAGCAAAAAATGCTGAATTCAATATTTCAGAAGCTTTAGGTCTTTAATAAAGCGAAAATCTTTTTGATTCTTTGTGAGCAGTGCTAAATCATACTCAATAGCTGTAGCGGCAATCAACATATCGGCAATTTGCACTCCATGACTTAATCTGTATTTTTCAAAAAGTTGCACTGATCTTTCTGAAACTGCATGGTTGATTAAAATAATATCAAAATTATTCAGGAATTTTTGAAGTGCTTTAAAATCAGCTTTGTTTTCACAACCTACCATTAATTCAAGTTGAGTAACTACACTCACAGAAAGTGTATGATCAACTTCAAATGTTTTGATTTTAGATTTCGCCTTTTCGATGCCCCGGCTAAAATCAATTAAAACATCTGTATCAATTAGCAGCGTATCGGTCATCTATGGTTTATTTGCCTGTCCATTGTGATTTTCTGACATTCCTGACCCACTTTACACTGTCATTCATTTCTTTTCGGTCTTTCCATCGGCCAAAGAATGCATTTTCTGAAATTCTTTCTCCTGGATCTGCGGAAGGTGTTTTTTTACTGGCATAACGCTCATAAAGGAAGTTTATAAAATCCCTTGCCTGATTCCTGGCCCTGGGCGGCAATTGCTCAAATTTTTCAAAAAGGAGAGAAATACTCATGATATGTACTTTGCTGACTAATGTAAATAAAATAACAGATTTATTGTAGTAAAATTCCAATCCCGGATTCAAATTCACTGTGCGATTCTTTGCATAGAAGAAAGCAGAAGTATTGCTTTAATTTGTACTTTTATCAATGGCTATGCAATATCCCATCTACTTAGACAATAATGCTACAACTAAAATCGATCCTCGGGTTTTGGAGGAAATGATGCCCTTTTTAAAAGATGATTATGGAAATGCTTCGAGTAATCATGAGTTTGGTGTAAATGCCAATAAAGCTGTTAAAAGAGCAAGAAATCAAATTGCAGATTTAATCCATTGCGACTCACATGAAATCATTTTTACTTCTGGAGCTACAGAAGCCATTAATCTCGCTATAAAAGGAGTGCTTGAAAAACACACAGAAAAAGGCAAGCATATTGTTACCGTTTCAACTGAACATCCTGCTGTAATAGATTGCTGTAAATATCTTGAAAGCAAAGGTTTTGAGGTGACTTATTTACCGGTGAATAATGATGGACTTTTAGACCTTGATTTAGTAAAGGAAAATATTAGGGCTGATACTATTTTAGTTGCAGTGATGTTGGTCAATAATGAAACAGGTGTGATTCAACCCATAAAAGAGATAGCAGAATTAGCTCATGAAAAGGGAGCTTTTTTTATGACTGATGCCACTCAGGTTTTAGGAAAAATGCATGTTGATGTTAATGAAATGGGCATTGATTTGATGGCTTTCTCGGGACATAAATTTTATGGGCCAAAAGGAGTGGGTGCTTTGTATGTGCGCAATAAACGACCTAGTCCGACAATATTAGAAGCTTTGATTCATGGCGGAGGACATGAAAGAGGAATGCGTAGTGGCACAATGAATGTACCGGGGATTGTTGGATTGGGAAAAGCTGCTGAAATTGCAAAAACTGAAATGAAAGCAGATGAAGAAAGGATAGGCGCCTTAAGAACCCAATTGGAAAATGTGCTTTTAGAATTGGATGATACTTTTGTGAATGGAAATAGAGCACAGCGGCTCTACAATGTGAGCAATATTTGTTTTAAAGGGGTGGATGCTGAAGATTTAATTCTACAGACAAGAATGAAAATGGCTGTTTCAACTGGTTCTGCTTGTTCCTCTGCCGCTATTGAACCTTCCCATGTTTTGATTTCGATGGGGTTGTCCAATGAATTGGCATATTCCTCAATTCGCTTTAGTTTAGGGAAGTTTAATACAATAAATGAATTAACAGAGGTGGAAAAAATTGTAAAGGAAGTAGTAAACAATATTCGTAAGTTACATGAAATTTGATCATGGATAAATTACATTTTTCAGGACACGATTCATTTATCTGTAAGCAATTCTGGCTTAAGAAAGGTTATGACTTTATATCGGAAAACAAGAGCTTTTCAGATGATACGGCAGTTATAGATTTGGGCGTAGGAAAAAACATGGTTGGCTCTATAAGATATTGGTTAAAGTCTTTTGGAATTGCAGATGAAAATGACAGCTTACAACATGTATCAGACTATTTATTTGCTGAAAATGGAAAAGACCCTTTTATAGAAGATATTGGGACCATTTGGTTATTGCATTATCATTTGGTTGCACAGGGTAAAGCTTCAATCTATAGTTTAGTTTTCAATCAGTTTAGAAAAGAACGCTTCGACTTTACGAAGTCTCACTTGCATAATTTCATTAAAAGGGCATGTCTTGAAACAGAATCCAATTACAATGAGAATACTGTAAATACTGATATAAATGTTTTTCTGAAAAACTATACCAAGCCCAAGACAGGAAAAATAAGTGTAGAGGATGATTTTATTGGATTGTTACAGGATTTGGATTTATTGAAGCAATATAAGCTTACGAATGTTGAGGCTAAAGAATTCAGCAATTGGTATAAGATTGACAATGAGAAAAGGGAAGACTTGCCTTTTCAAATTGTTTTATACGCCATCTTAAATAAACTAAAAGACCAGGAAAATTCTATCTCATTTAAAGAAATGCAAATTGGCTTTAATGCTCCAGGTTTGGTCTTTGCGCTAAATGCTGAAGGGCTTTTCAATAAAATTAAAGCAATAACAGAGTACTATCCTGAAATAATTTTTTCTGAAACTGCGGGCAACCAAGTGCTACAGTTCAAGAGCAAACCTGAAAAATTCGAGGTGTTAAATGACTATTACCAATAATCAAAAAGATTACTCTCGCTCGGTAAATATTATTCGGGACAAGGATAAAAACCTGAATTATATTCCCACGCCCAACGCAAAGGTGGTTTTCAATCAGTTGGCTAAGGATTATCATCTTGGAGTGCGTTCATTCAATATTGTTGGTGCTTATGGCACGGGTAAGTCTGCATTTGTATGGGCACTAAAAAAGAACCTGAACAAGGAACACAACTATTTTTCTGATTTAGAAAAAAGTCAGTTTAAGAATATCAAAGGATTTGAATTCTTTCAGGTTATTGGTGAGTTTGATTCATTAATGGATGCGTTTGCCAATGCTTTCGGATTCAAAGCTAAAGATGATGTTAAGGCACAAGATATCATTCATGAAATTGACAATTTTTATGAAAAGCTTAAAATTGAGAAAAAAGGACTTGTAATAGTTGTAGATGAGTTCGGTAAATTTTTAGAATTTGCTGCTAAAAACAAACCCGATATCGAGCTATACTTTATTCAGCAATTGGCAGAATATGTAAACAATACTGAAAGGGATATTTTGCTGCTCACTACCCTACACCAAGATTTCAATGCGTATGCACTTGAGCTGACAAAAGCACAAAGACATGAATGGGACAAAGTGAAAGGCAGGTTAAAAGAACTTACTTTTAACGAACCCGTTGAACAGTTGCTCTATTTAGCAGCCGAACAACTTTCCAATAAAGAACTTACGCAAAAATCAAGCACTCATTTTCCCGAATTATTCAAAGCAATTAAAGAGGCAAAAGTCTTTCCGCTGAGAGATTACTTTAATGAAGATTTTGCTCAAAAGCTTTTGCCTTTTGATATTTTGTCTGCTTCCGTTTTAACATTGGCATTGCAGCGCTACGGCCAAAATGAAAGATCGCTTTTCTCCTTTATTGAGTCAAATGATCATTTGGGCATTCAGGATTTTGATGGAAAAGAAACCTATTATAATATCAGCAATGTGTACGATTATTTATTGCACAATTATCATTCACTGCTAAGCACTAAATTCAATCCGCATTACACACAATGGGCGGCAATTCGTGCATCTATAGAAAGATCGGAATCACTAATGGAATCTGATTTTAATGAGGCAGCAAAATTGCTTAAAACAATTGGACTGCTCAATATCTTTGGAAGCGAGGCTGCTGTAATCGATAAAGATTTTCTTTCTAAATACGCCCGGTTTAGTTTAGGTATAAAATCTGCTGAAAAACTCATTGATCAGCTTGAAAAGCTCAAGCTCATTCGGTTTACCAAACACTTACGTAAGTACAATATTTTTGAAGGTACCGACTTGGATATAGACCTTGCTATTGATGCAGCCGGAAATTTGGTTGAGCAAATTTCCGATGTTGTTTATCATTTAAAAGAGCATTTTGAATTTCCTTATATCCCTGCCAAAGCTGTTTATTACCAGAAAGGCACACCGCGATTTTTTGAATTTGTATTAAGCGAGGCCCCGATTAATGAAGTTCCTGAAGGAGAAATCGATGGTTTTATCAATTTGATTTTCTCTGAAAACCTTTCATCTGATGAACTTAAAAAACATGCTCAAGAAAGCAATGAGGCTATACTTTTTGGCTGGTATAAAAACACATCTGAGATTAGGAATTTGATTTATGAGATTGAAAAAATCAAAAAAGTACGAGAGCAAAACTTAGATGATAAAATAGCCAAACGTGAATTGGATTCCATCATTCAGCACCAGGCCAGATTGCTCAACCACTATGTTATGGGTAGCCTGCACAACGCTTCTGCTCCTGTGGATTGGTACTTTCAGGGAAAGAAAATCAAGCTCAAAGACAAAAAATCCTTTAACAGGCAGCTTTCTGAAATATGCGACAAGGTATATAGCCATACGCCTGTTTTTAAAAATGAATTACTGAATAAAACCAATGTTTCAGGAGCTATATCTACTGCTCGGAAAAGCCTTATCGAAAACCTGATCAATAACTGGCAGGAAATAGATTTAAGCTTTCCATCGGATAAGTTTCCTCCTGAAAAAACCATTTATCTCAGCTTGCTGAAAGCAACTGAAATACATAAAAAAACCAAAGAAGGTTTTGTGCTACAAAAGCCAAGTGAGGAATCTTTTAAAGCACTGTGGGCTGCAAGCATTGAATTTTTGGATTCTGCAAAATCCAATAAAAGAAATCTAAAAGATTTAAGTGATGTCCTGTCCAAACGACCTTTCAAACTGAAAAAAGGATTTATAGATTTTTGGTTGCCCATTTTCCTTTTTATCAAAAGGGATGATTATGCACTATTTGGCGAAAGCGGTTACATTCCTGAGCTCAGTGCAGATTCACTGAACTTGATTGTTAGAAAGCCTAAAGATTACACCATTAAGTCATTCGATGTAGATGGTCCCAAGCTCAATCTTTTCAACAAATACCGAACTCTGCTTGAGCAAAACACAAAGCAGAAAGTTTCAAACAAAAGCTTTATTGAAACCATACGCCCGTTCTTTATCTTTTATAAAGACTTGCCCGATTATGCAAAAAACACCATGCGGCTTTCAAAAGAAACAATCGCTTTGAGATCGGCTATTGTTCAGTCCAAAGAGCCTGAAAAAACCTTTTTTGAAGACTTCCCCTCTGCACTTGGTTATTCTATGGTTCAGCTTCAAAAAAATGAAAAGCAACTTGAAGTATATGTCAAAGAATTGCAAAACCATATTCGTGAATTAAGAAGTTGCTATGATGAACTGATCAATCGTTTTGAAGCTTTTATTCAGGAAAATATTCTTTCTGAAAACCTGGCATTTCCAGGTTATAAAGAAAGATTACAAAACAGGTTTAAGCAAATCAAACCACACTTATTATTGCCGCAGCAAAAAGTGTTCTATCAAAGATTAAACTCTGCTTTAGACGATCGTAAATTATGGTTGAGTTCTATGGGGCAGGCCATAGTAGGGAAATCTTTAGACCATATCAGCGATGATGATGAACAAAAATTATACGAAGGTTTTAATGATATAGTTAT encodes the following:
- a CDS encoding DUF433 domain-containing protein, which codes for MDKKLLSRITFDVNQCGGKPCIRGMRIRVADVLSLLANGLTAEQVIQEMPDLTPEDIQASLQYAASTEKLTLNEYQQKQSKVAL
- a CDS encoding type II toxin-antitoxin system VapC family toxin; translated protein: MTDTLLIDTDVLIDFSRGIEKAKSKIKTFEVDHTLSVSVVTQLELMVGCENKADFKALQKFLNNFDIILINHAVSERSVQLFEKYRLSHGVQIADMLIAATAIEYDLALLTKNQKDFRFIKDLKLLKY
- a CDS encoding cysteine desulfurase family protein, yielding MQYPIYLDNNATTKIDPRVLEEMMPFLKDDYGNASSNHEFGVNANKAVKRARNQIADLIHCDSHEIIFTSGATEAINLAIKGVLEKHTEKGKHIVTVSTEHPAVIDCCKYLESKGFEVTYLPVNNDGLLDLDLVKENIRADTILVAVMLVNNETGVIQPIKEIAELAHEKGAFFMTDATQVLGKMHVDVNEMGIDLMAFSGHKFYGPKGVGALYVRNKRPSPTILEALIHGGGHERGMRSGTMNVPGIVGLGKAAEIAKTEMKADEERIGALRTQLENVLLELDDTFVNGNRAQRLYNVSNICFKGVDAEDLILQTRMKMAVSTGSACSSAAIEPSHVLISMGLSNELAYSSIRFSLGKFNTINELTEVEKIVKEVVNNIRKLHEI
- a CDS encoding DUF4007 family protein, with the protein product MDKLHFSGHDSFICKQFWLKKGYDFISENKSFSDDTAVIDLGVGKNMVGSIRYWLKSFGIADENDSLQHVSDYLFAENGKDPFIEDIGTIWLLHYHLVAQGKASIYSLVFNQFRKERFDFTKSHLHNFIKRACLETESNYNENTVNTDINVFLKNYTKPKTGKISVEDDFIGLLQDLDLLKQYKLTNVEAKEFSNWYKIDNEKREDLPFQIVLYAILNKLKDQENSISFKEMQIGFNAPGLVFALNAEGLFNKIKAITEYYPEIIFSETAGNQVLQFKSKPEKFEVLNDYYQ